From Weissella diestrammenae, a single genomic window includes:
- a CDS encoding NAD-dependent epimerase/dehydratase family protein, whose product MKILVTGANGFLGRGIVSQLLNLGNEVVATDRSTQLVTDLAQRVDADLFSVDDPYNFFGQPDAVLHLAYRNGFVLNAETHLEDLALHANFIKLLVEGGIKKVAIMGTMHEIGFHEGSVDETTPTNPMNFYGIAKNALRDYTKIVTNQAGVQMQWLRAYYIVENTAYGNSIFSKLYQADENGDSEFPFTSGKTQYDFLDYADFANYVAHVVSQNDIDGIINISSGEPVSLSSRVERFIKENNLTIKLAYGKFPDRPFDPKAIWGNNQKLNMIMNEEN is encoded by the coding sequence ATGAAAATTTTAGTTACCGGTGCGAATGGCTTCTTGGGTCGCGGCATTGTTTCTCAACTATTAAATTTAGGCAATGAGGTTGTTGCAACTGATCGCTCAACACAATTAGTGACAGATTTAGCACAGAGAGTCGATGCAGATTTGTTTTCTGTCGACGATCCATACAATTTCTTTGGGCAACCAGATGCTGTATTACATCTGGCGTATCGTAATGGATTTGTGCTAAATGCGGAAACACATTTAGAGGACTTGGCCTTGCATGCTAACTTCATCAAGTTACTTGTTGAAGGTGGTATTAAAAAGGTTGCCATTATGGGTACAATGCATGAAATTGGGTTTCATGAAGGAAGCGTTGATGAAACAACACCAACCAATCCAATGAATTTTTATGGAATTGCAAAAAATGCATTACGTGACTATACAAAAATTGTGACGAACCAAGCTGGCGTTCAAATGCAGTGGTTACGGGCGTATTATATTGTTGAAAACACAGCGTATGGTAATTCGATCTTTTCCAAATTATATCAGGCTGATGAAAATGGTGATTCTGAATTTCCATTTACATCAGGCAAAACACAGTATGATTTCTTAGACTATGCTGATTTTGCTAATTATGTTGCACATGTGGTTAGTCAAAATGATATTGATGGCATTATTAATATTTCCTCAGGAGAACCAGTTTCTTTGTCAAGTCGAGTCGAACGTTTTATTAAAGAAAATAATCTGACAATTAAATTGGCTTATGGTAAGTTTCCAGATCGTCCTTTTGATCCAAAGGCAATTTGGGGAAATAATCAAAAACTTAACATGATTATGAATGAGGAAAATTGA
- the rfbC gene encoding dTDP-4-dehydrorhamnose 3,5-epimerase → MTKYNVIDTKLQDVKILEQPYFGDSRGFLTEDYSVKDLLSAGIDINVVLEFHSYTANAGTLRGLHIQDGIHSQAKLVRVITGVVYDVLVDVRKGSPTFGHWQSFILSESNGRQLYVPRGFAHGWLALSDNVNFTYKVDNYYAPESETPIAFDDPMFNIEWPIAPEKMILSDKDRHNPNYVDAGITAIYGEI, encoded by the coding sequence ATGACAAAATATAATGTAATAGATACAAAACTTCAGGATGTTAAAATACTGGAACAGCCATATTTTGGTGATAGTCGTGGTTTTCTAACTGAAGATTATTCGGTTAAAGATTTATTATCTGCAGGAATTGATATCAATGTTGTATTGGAATTTCATTCGTACACTGCCAATGCTGGTACTCTACGTGGATTGCATATTCAGGATGGTATACATTCTCAGGCTAAGCTGGTCCGTGTTATTACCGGCGTTGTTTACGATGTATTAGTAGATGTTCGAAAAGGGTCACCAACATTTGGACATTGGCAAAGTTTTATTCTTTCTGAGAGTAATGGCCGTCAATTATATGTACCTCGGGGATTTGCTCATGGTTGGTTGGCATTGTCTGATAATGTTAACTTTACTTATAAGGTTGATAATTACTATGCGCCTGAATCTGAAACACCAATTGCATTTGATGACCCAATGTTTAACATCGAATGGCCAATTGCACCAGAGAAAATGATTCTTTCGGATAAAGACCGTCACAATCCAAACTATGTAGATGCCGGTATTACGGCAATTTATGGTGAAATTTAA
- a CDS encoding phospho-sugar mutase, translating to MSWEDNYQVWANKTDLPKNLQTNLEQMANDDAAKEDAFYAPLSFGTAGMRGLLGAGINRMNIYTVRQATEGLARLIDSLNDESIKARGVAISYDSRHFSAEFASEAGRVLGAHGIKAYVFEALRPTPELSFAVRYLHAYAGIMITASHNPKAYNGYKIYGEDGGQMPPKESDIITESIRQANMFDVPVGELEQLKSAGLYQVIGQVVDDAYLAELKTVSVDQKLINTVGKDMKLIYSPLHGTGALIAGQALRNAGFENVMMVPEQMAPNGDFPTVELPNPEAPEALAMGIELAKKEKADVVIAVDPDADRMGTAVRQPSGDYVLLTGNQIGAVLMHYLLTAKRATGTLPENGVLVKSIVSSEFAANIAESFGVETINVLTGFKYIAEQIQNYEQTAAHTFLFGFEESYGYLVKPFVRDKDSIQATVLMAEVAAYYKSLGKTVYDGVQELFQQYGYFVENTKSLTFAGVDGKDKIAALIAKFRAQTPAQFGGIEVVRVEDFANATDKDVATGQVTQITLPKAEVLKYWLSDGSWVAVRPSGTEPKIKFYVGTKGETEQVANDKLAAIQATISEYID from the coding sequence ATGTCTTGGGAAGATAATTATCAAGTTTGGGCAAATAAGACTGACTTACCTAAAAACTTACAAACAAATTTAGAACAAATGGCAAATGATGATGCAGCCAAGGAAGATGCTTTTTATGCACCATTAAGTTTTGGTACTGCCGGCATGCGTGGCTTGTTGGGTGCAGGTATTAATCGCATGAACATTTATACGGTTCGCCAAGCAACAGAAGGCTTAGCACGTTTAATTGATTCTTTAAATGATGAATCAATTAAGGCTCGTGGCGTAGCGATTTCATATGATTCACGGCACTTTTCTGCAGAATTTGCTTCTGAAGCTGGACGAGTGTTGGGTGCGCATGGTATTAAAGCGTATGTTTTTGAAGCATTACGGCCGACACCAGAGTTATCATTTGCTGTTCGGTATTTGCACGCTTATGCTGGTATCATGATTACTGCATCACATAATCCCAAAGCCTATAATGGGTATAAGATTTATGGGGAAGATGGTGGACAAATGCCACCGAAGGAATCAGATATTATTACTGAATCAATTCGTCAAGCCAATATGTTTGACGTGCCAGTTGGTGAGTTGGAACAACTAAAATCAGCAGGGTTATATCAAGTAATCGGTCAGGTAGTTGATGATGCATATTTGGCAGAATTAAAAACTGTTTCTGTTGACCAGAAATTAATCAATACCGTTGGAAAGGATATGAAATTGATTTATTCTCCTTTGCACGGTACGGGTGCGTTAATTGCTGGGCAAGCCTTGCGTAACGCTGGGTTTGAAAATGTTATGATGGTACCAGAGCAAATGGCGCCAAATGGCGATTTTCCAACGGTTGAATTACCAAATCCTGAAGCCCCAGAAGCACTGGCAATGGGTATTGAATTAGCTAAGAAAGAAAAAGCAGATGTCGTGATTGCGGTTGATCCAGATGCTGATCGTATGGGAACCGCAGTGCGACAGCCGTCTGGCGATTATGTGTTATTGACTGGTAATCAAATTGGTGCGGTTCTGATGCACTATTTGTTGACTGCCAAGCGGGCGACGGGTACTTTGCCAGAAAATGGTGTATTAGTTAAATCAATCGTTTCTTCAGAATTTGCGGCAAATATTGCTGAAAGCTTTGGCGTTGAGACAATCAATGTTTTGACGGGCTTTAAGTATATTGCTGAACAAATTCAAAATTATGAACAAACTGCCGCACACACATTCTTGTTTGGTTTTGAAGAGTCATACGGTTACTTAGTAAAACCATTTGTTCGCGATAAGGACTCAATTCAAGCAACCGTCCTTATGGCGGAAGTGGCAGCATACTATAAGTCATTAGGAAAGACTGTTTACGATGGTGTCCAAGAGCTATTCCAACAATATGGATATTTTGTTGAAAATACGAAGTCATTAACTTTTGCTGGTGTTGATGGAAAAGACAAAATTGCAGCCTTGATTGCAAAGTTCCGTGCACAAACACCGGCACAATTTGGCGGGATCGAAGTTGTTCGTGTGGAAGACTTTGCCAATGCGACTGATAAAGATGTTGCAACAGGTCAAGTTACACAAATTACATTACCAAAGGCTGAGGTGCTGAAGTATTGGCTATCTGATGGGTCTTGGGTTGCCGTACGACCTTCAGGAACAGAGCCTAAGATTAAATTCTACGTTGGTACGAAGGGTGAAACAGAACAAGTCGCAAATGATAAATTAGCTGCAATTCAGGCGACAATTTCAGAATATATTGATTAG
- the rfbB gene encoding dTDP-glucose 4,6-dehydratase, which produces MNSKYKNILVTGGAGFIGANFVRYVVAEHEDVFVTVLDKLTYAGNEANLVGLPADRVKLVVGDIADAVLVDELVKNSDAIIHYAAESHNDNSLKNPAPFIQTNLIGTFTLLEAARKYNVRFHHVSTDEVYGDLPLRENLPGHGEGEGEKFTPVTRYNPSSPYSSTKAGSDLLVRAWVRSFGLQATISNTSNNYGPYQHIEKFIPRQITNILSGIKPKLYGAGKNVRDWIHTYDHATGVWAILENGKIGDTYLLGANGEQDNLTVLHMILADMGHSEDDFDFVQDRAGHDLRYAIDATKTREELGWEPKYTDFSKGLKDTIEWYTENESWWKAEKDEVEAKYAKNNQ; this is translated from the coding sequence ATGAATTCAAAATATAAAAACATCTTAGTTACTGGTGGTGCCGGATTTATTGGCGCTAATTTTGTTCGATACGTTGTAGCAGAACATGAAGATGTTTTTGTCACTGTATTAGATAAGTTAACTTATGCCGGAAATGAAGCTAATTTAGTTGGCTTACCAGCTGATCGTGTCAAACTAGTTGTCGGAGATATTGCTGATGCTGTTTTAGTTGATGAACTTGTTAAAAATTCAGACGCAATTATTCACTATGCAGCTGAAAGTCACAATGATAACTCATTAAAGAACCCAGCACCATTTATTCAAACAAATTTGATTGGCACATTTACCTTACTTGAAGCAGCAAGAAAGTATAATGTTCGTTTCCACCATGTGTCGACAGATGAAGTATATGGCGACTTGCCATTAAGAGAAAATTTACCCGGACATGGTGAAGGTGAGGGTGAGAAATTCACACCGGTAACGCGATATAATCCATCAAGCCCATACTCGTCTACTAAAGCAGGATCAGATTTATTAGTGAGAGCATGGGTCCGTTCTTTTGGATTACAAGCTACTATTTCTAATACTTCTAATAATTACGGTCCATATCAACATATCGAAAAGTTTATTCCACGGCAGATTACAAATATATTAAGTGGCATCAAACCAAAGTTATATGGCGCGGGGAAAAATGTACGTGATTGGATTCACACATATGACCATGCGACAGGTGTTTGGGCTATTTTAGAGAATGGAAAAATTGGGGACACATATTTATTGGGTGCCAATGGGGAACAGGATAATCTGACAGTGCTGCACATGATATTAGCTGATATGGGGCATTCAGAGGACGATTTTGATTTTGTGCAGGATCGTGCTGGTCATGATCTGCGTTACGCGATTGATGCAACAAAGACCCGTGAAGAATTGGGATGGGAACCAAAATATACTGATTTTTCAAAGGGCTTGAAGGATACAATTGAATGGTATACTGAAAATGAGTCTTGGTGGAAAGCAGAAAAGGATGAAGTTGAAGCAAAGTATGCTAAGAACAATCAATAA
- a CDS encoding GW dipeptide domain-containing protein has protein sequence MKLWQYVILFTGCIVGFETTQQENVSANSVNDYIYSKNFQAKNSSNYIQQWLNNPNWEGVDMNYRHGSPEGVLVHETANSSDKNNPNAIWNEINYMLGHAESAFVHSFVDDSSAIEIANPSFKSWGAGAEGNRRFIQTEQVQVEGKEAFAQELFNLAVLQSRYLATYNLRPSLGNTVWSHAMVSQQLGGTNHTDPDGYWADMAARFYGTTYTMNDYESLLENVYNKITPHVTYARPVDYVATISVENSSGAGIDKNQPYLIPGSEHFGWAKDYNHQLVHITQEMTTSNTEVVWVSFKLNGITVYMQKDLVKPGAFILETKPVNYTAHIDGINSGSGIDEFQPYQVAGSQHFGYARDYAGQEIKVVNEIKTSHQNVTWVEFELNGHRVYMDKASISQNDYIVSYKPVNYTTKIIGDNATAGIDTVKPWRIDGSQRFGYVGQYKNQEITVTAEIRTAYNDVTWVEFKLNGQTVYTDIANLKRYATITQSVDVNYTATIQAKNSNQGIDTVQPYNVAGSQHFGWARDYDGKLITVTKEITTTDNVTWVQFNLNGTTVFMDKRVLIV, from the coding sequence ATGAAACTATGGCAGTATGTCATACTTTTTACAGGTTGTATCGTCGGCTTTGAAACGACACAACAAGAAAACGTTAGCGCGAACAGTGTTAATGATTATATCTATTCGAAGAATTTTCAGGCGAAAAATAGTTCCAATTATATTCAACAATGGTTGAACAATCCGAATTGGGAAGGTGTTGATATGAATTATCGACATGGCAGTCCAGAAGGTGTTTTGGTTCATGAAACAGCAAATAGCAGTGATAAAAATAACCCTAACGCAATTTGGAATGAAATTAATTATATGTTAGGTCATGCTGAATCGGCATTTGTTCATTCATTTGTAGATGATTCAAGTGCGATTGAAATTGCGAATCCATCATTTAAGTCATGGGGAGCAGGTGCAGAAGGAAATAGACGTTTTATTCAAACTGAGCAAGTTCAGGTTGAAGGAAAAGAGGCTTTTGCTCAAGAATTATTCAATTTGGCTGTTCTTCAGTCCCGATACTTAGCGACTTATAATTTGAGACCTAGTCTCGGAAATACAGTGTGGAGCCATGCGATGGTTTCACAACAGCTTGGCGGTACAAATCATACAGATCCAGATGGATATTGGGCGGACATGGCAGCTAGGTTCTATGGTACAACGTATACAATGAATGATTATGAGTCCTTATTGGAGAACGTATATAATAAAATTACCCCGCATGTGACTTATGCTAGACCGGTTGATTATGTGGCGACAATTTCTGTTGAGAATTCAAGTGGCGCTGGGATTGATAAAAATCAGCCCTATCTCATTCCAGGTTCGGAACATTTTGGTTGGGCTAAAGATTATAATCATCAATTAGTTCATATTACGCAGGAAATGACAACGTCAAATACTGAAGTTGTGTGGGTGTCGTTTAAGTTGAATGGCATAACCGTATATATGCAAAAAGATTTGGTTAAACCAGGGGCTTTCATTTTAGAAACCAAACCAGTGAATTATACGGCTCATATTGACGGCATTAATAGCGGCTCTGGTATCGATGAATTCCAACCTTATCAAGTTGCAGGCTCACAACACTTTGGCTATGCGCGTGACTATGCGGGTCAAGAAATCAAGGTTGTCAATGAGATAAAAACGTCACATCAAAATGTGACGTGGGTTGAATTTGAATTGAATGGTCACCGTGTCTATATGGATAAGGCAAGTATTAGTCAAAACGATTATATCGTGTCATATAAACCAGTGAATTATACAACCAAAATAATTGGTGATAATGCTACTGCTGGAATTGATACAGTTAAGCCTTGGCGAATTGATGGGTCACAACGTTTTGGGTACGTTGGACAGTATAAAAATCAAGAGATTACAGTGACCGCTGAAATTAGAACGGCATATAATGACGTCACGTGGGTTGAATTCAAGTTGAATGGGCAGACAGTGTATACAGACATAGCCAATTTGAAACGCTATGCAACGATTACACAGTCAGTTGATGTCAATTATACGGCTACGATTCAAGCTAAAAATAGTAATCAAGGTATTGACACCGTACAACCATATAATGTTGCAGGTTCACAACACTTTGGTTGGGCACGTGATTATGATGGGAAACTAATTACAGTTACAAAAGAAATTACGACAACAGATAATGTTACTTGGGTACAATTTAATTTGAATGGTACAACTGTATTTATGGATAAAAGAGTTTTGATAGTTTAA
- a CDS encoding GW dipeptide domain-containing protein, with the protein MKSKHNISPLKYLLILFLLPVILGLFKPTVQADTISNFKNWVAPGVRSSATRYNTWGSVMMAQAALESGWGQSALSTQANNFFGIKGTYNGQYVTMRTAEYDANGNIYYVNAQFRKYPSPEQSMDDNGSLIRNGLSWNHAYYSQSWKENAKTYQDAARALVGKYATDPNYGSKLIDLISQNGFDKLVDGNYITYARDVNYDAKIIDNNSGAGIDKNQPYLIPGSEHFGWVRDYKGQIIHIKRELTTSNTNVVWVEFSLDGQILYMQKDYAMQGMFVLETKPVNYTAHIDGINSGSGIDEFQPYQVAGSQHFGYARDYAGQEIKVVNEIKTSHQNVTWVEFELNGHRVYMDKASISQNDYIVSYKPVNYTTKIIGDNATAGIDTVKPWRIDGSQRFGYVGQYKNQEITVTAEIRTAYNDVTWVEFKLNGQTVYTDIANLKRYATITQSVDVNYTATIQAKNSNQGIDTVQPYNVAGSQHFGWARDYDGKLITVTKEITTTDNVTWVQFNLNGITVYMQKDLVKPGAFILETKPVNYTAHIDGINSGSGIDEFQPYQVAGSQHFGYARDYAGQEIKVVNEIKTSHQNVTWVEFELNSHRVYMDKASISQNDYIVSYKPVNYTTKIIGDNATAGIDTVKPWRIDGSQRFGYVGQYKNQEITVTAEIRTAYNDVTWVEFKLNGQTVYTDIANLKRYATITQSVDVNYTATIQAKNSNQGIDTVQPYNVAGSQHFGWARDYDGKLITVTKEITTTDNVTWVQFNLNGTTVFMDKTLLLQQQNQEVTVINRKVVNYNATIIVDQSSGQGINANQPYLVPGSTFYGWANQYSGQKIQVIAELVTSNAPDIVWIEFKLNNTIVFIDKSCVIVG; encoded by the coding sequence ATGAAAAGTAAACATAATATATCACCACTGAAATACTTGTTGATATTATTTCTCTTACCTGTGATACTTGGGTTATTTAAGCCAACCGTTCAAGCCGATACGATTAGCAATTTTAAGAATTGGGTAGCACCAGGTGTTCGATCATCAGCGACAAGGTATAATACTTGGGGATCAGTCATGATGGCACAAGCTGCGCTTGAATCTGGTTGGGGACAATCGGCTTTATCAACACAGGCAAATAACTTTTTTGGTATCAAAGGAACTTATAATGGGCAGTATGTGACTATGCGGACTGCCGAGTATGATGCAAACGGAAATATTTATTACGTCAATGCACAGTTTCGAAAATACCCTTCACCTGAGCAATCAATGGATGACAATGGTAGTTTAATTAGAAATGGATTAAGTTGGAATCACGCTTATTACTCACAATCGTGGAAAGAAAATGCAAAAACTTATCAAGATGCTGCAAGAGCATTAGTAGGTAAGTATGCGACTGATCCGAATTATGGTAGTAAACTAATTGACTTAATTTCACAGAATGGTTTTGATAAATTAGTTGATGGTAATTATATTACGTATGCACGTGATGTGAATTACGATGCAAAAATTATCGATAATAATAGTGGTGCAGGAATTGATAAAAATCAGCCCTATCTCATTCCAGGTTCGGAACATTTTGGTTGGGTACGTGATTATAAAGGTCAAATTATTCATATTAAACGTGAATTAACAACATCCAACACTAACGTCGTTTGGGTAGAATTCTCGTTAGATGGGCAAATATTGTACATGCAAAAAGATTATGCTATGCAAGGTATGTTCGTTTTAGAAACCAAACCAGTGAATTATACGGCTCATATTGACGGCATTAATAGCGGCTCTGGTATCGATGAATTCCAACCTTATCAAGTTGCAGGCTCACAACACTTTGGCTATGCGCGTGACTATGCGGGTCAAGAAATCAAGGTTGTCAATGAGATAAAAACGTCACATCAAAATGTGACGTGGGTTGAATTTGAATTGAATGGTCACCGTGTCTATATGGATAAGGCAAGTATTAGTCAAAACGATTATATCGTGTCATATAAACCAGTGAATTATACAACCAAAATAATTGGTGATAATGCTACTGCTGGAATTGATACAGTTAAGCCTTGGCGAATTGATGGGTCACAACGTTTTGGGTACGTTGGACAGTATAAAAATCAAGAGATTACAGTGACCGCTGAAATTAGAACGGCATATAATGACGTCACGTGGGTTGAATTCAAGTTGAATGGGCAGACAGTGTATACAGACATAGCCAATTTGAAACGCTATGCAACGATTACACAGTCAGTTGATGTCAATTATACGGCTACGATTCAAGCTAAAAATAGTAATCAAGGTATTGACACCGTACAACCATATAATGTTGCAGGTTCACAACACTTTGGTTGGGCACGTGATTATGATGGGAAACTAATTACAGTTACAAAAGAAATTACGACAACAGATAATGTTACTTGGGTACAATTTAATTTGAATGGCATAACCGTATATATGCAAAAAGATTTGGTTAAACCAGGGGCTTTCATTTTAGAAACCAAACCAGTGAATTATACGGCTCATATTGACGGCATTAATAGCGGCTCTGGTATCGATGAATTCCAACCTTATCAAGTTGCAGGCTCACAACACTTTGGCTATGCGCGTGACTATGCGGGTCAAGAAATCAAGGTTGTCAATGAGATAAAAACGTCACATCAAAATGTGACGTGGGTTGAATTTGAATTGAATAGTCACCGTGTCTATATGGATAAGGCAAGTATTAGTCAAAACGATTATATCGTGTCATATAAACCAGTGAATTATACAACCAAAATAATTGGTGATAATGCTACTGCTGGAATTGATACAGTTAAGCCTTGGCGAATTGATGGGTCACAACGTTTTGGGTACGTTGGACAGTATAAAAATCAAGAGATTACAGTGACCGCTGAAATTAGAACGGCATATAATGACGTCACGTGGGTTGAATTCAAGTTGAATGGGCAGACAGTGTATACAGACATAGCCAATTTGAAACGCTATGCAACGATTACACAGTCAGTTGATGTCAATTATACGGCTACGATTCAAGCTAAAAATAGTAATCAAGGTATTGACACCGTACAACCATATAATGTTGCAGGTTCACAACACTTTGGTTGGGCACGTGATTATGATGGGAAGCTAATTACAGTTACAAAAGAAATTACGACAACAGATAATGTTACTTGGGTACAATTTAATTTGAATGGTACAACTGTGTTTATGGATAAAACGCTGTTGCTTCAACAACAAAATCAAGAAGTAACGGTTATTAATCGCAAGGTTGTTAACTACAATGCAACAATAATTGTAGATCAATCAAGCGGACAGGGAATTAATGCTAACCAACCTTATTTGGTACCTGGTTCAACTTTTTATGGCTGGGCAAATCAGTATTCTGGTCAAAAGATACAAGTGATTGCAGAGTTGGTGACTTCGAATGCACCTGATATTGTTTGGATTGAATTTAAATTAAATAATACGATTGTATTTATTGACAAAAGTTGTGTTATTGTTGGCTAA
- a CDS encoding aldo/keto reductase: MEYMTLGCSELNVSKVGLGAMRMGNRNASENLETVNFALDQGINFFDSADVYGKGQSSINLGQALKASGISRNQVIIQSKGGIVRTPSGNRVDFSTRQIINSVEEELRRLQVEYLDVFLLHRPDALVEPFEVAEAFNILVEQGKVRYFGVSNQNSGQIDLLKTAISQPLVTNQLQFGLMHSGIVDEGMRVNMTGDMAASHDGGILNYSRIHKMTIQTWSPLQIGYFGGVFIDNPEYVTLNKKLEEIADRHNTNKSAVAIAWTLRHPSQMQVISGSMSNTHIQEMSEGSEIKLSRQEWYDLYQSAGNQVL; the protein is encoded by the coding sequence ATGGAGTATATGACATTGGGTTGTTCTGAATTGAATGTTTCCAAAGTTGGGTTAGGTGCGATGCGCATGGGAAATCGTAACGCTAGTGAAAACTTGGAAACTGTCAATTTTGCGTTAGATCAAGGTATTAATTTTTTTGATTCTGCTGATGTATATGGTAAAGGACAGTCTTCCATAAATTTGGGCCAGGCGTTAAAAGCAAGTGGAATTAGTAGGAATCAAGTAATTATCCAATCAAAAGGTGGTATCGTAAGAACACCAAGTGGTAATCGAGTGGACTTTTCAACACGTCAGATAATTAATTCAGTGGAAGAAGAATTAAGACGGTTACAAGTAGAATACTTGGATGTATTTTTGCTCCATAGACCCGATGCATTAGTTGAACCATTTGAGGTGGCTGAAGCATTTAATATCCTAGTTGAGCAAGGTAAAGTTCGTTATTTTGGGGTATCAAATCAAAATTCTGGACAAATTGATTTACTTAAAACAGCTATTAGTCAACCATTGGTAACAAATCAACTGCAATTTGGTTTGATGCATTCAGGCATTGTCGATGAAGGTATGCGAGTTAATATGACAGGAGACATGGCGGCAAGTCATGATGGTGGCATCTTAAACTATAGTCGGATTCACAAAATGACAATTCAAACGTGGTCTCCATTACAGATTGGCTATTTTGGTGGCGTGTTCATCGATAATCCTGAATATGTAACTTTAAACAAAAAACTTGAAGAGATTGCGGACAGGCACAACACGAATAAAAGCGCCGTGGCTATCGCTTGGACTTTACGTCATCCGAGTCAAATGCAAGTTATTTCTGGATCAATGAGTAATACGCACATTCAAGAGATGTCTGAAGGCAGTGAAATTAAATTATCGCGACAAGAGTGGTATGATTTATATCAATCGGCTGGCAATCAAGTGTTATGA
- a CDS encoding NDP-hexose 2,3-dehydratase family protein: MTEKLTQDILRSWQCEEGNVNSYQDILNWITDRNKKTTVEVNPITLDQSNSWYHDQKNGYITNVNHGFFQISGIQLFEDQELVKEQPIILQTEIGFLGMIIKKVDGVLNFLMQAKIEPGNINAVQLSPTIQATKSNFTAKHGGKKPAYLDYFLNSENYQVLYDQIQSEQSGRFYKKRNRNMIVFVEDEIELLPNFKWMTLGQIKKMLDEPNLINMDTRTVISGIPFQTRHYSDKDLELLSETFTDISMFNSIFISEPSDYLPQITKKINDYKMFTNCWTRIVPISEMKSWRLNQNGIKSYTSDNFSVGYFEVAIEGREITSWTQPLIVAEGIAELGLILRNHHGTKEILIKLTPEIGTMDAIELGPTIQWESLERGEAHNNVEKLYLDNLEHNDRILRHVMLSEEGGRFYHEQNLNVIMEIGNDDLQSLPENYIWVSYSALNYLIQSNNVLNIQLRNLLSMLMI; this comes from the coding sequence ATGACAGAAAAATTAACACAAGACATTCTAAGGTCTTGGCAATGTGAAGAAGGCAATGTTAATTCGTATCAAGATATTCTTAATTGGATTACAGACCGGAATAAAAAAACAACTGTTGAGGTAAATCCAATTACTTTGGATCAATCGAATAGTTGGTATCATGATCAAAAGAACGGCTATATTACGAATGTTAATCATGGTTTTTTTCAAATTTCTGGTATTCAACTATTTGAAGATCAAGAATTAGTAAAAGAGCAACCAATCATCTTACAAACTGAAATTGGCTTTTTGGGAATGATTATTAAAAAAGTTGATGGGGTTCTTAATTTTTTGATGCAAGCTAAAATTGAGCCTGGTAATATTAATGCTGTGCAATTGTCGCCAACTATTCAAGCAACAAAAAGCAATTTCACTGCAAAACATGGTGGGAAAAAGCCGGCATATCTGGATTATTTTTTAAATTCTGAGAATTATCAAGTTCTTTATGATCAAATTCAGTCAGAACAAAGTGGACGTTTTTATAAGAAACGTAACCGAAATATGATTGTTTTTGTTGAAGATGAGATTGAATTGTTACCAAATTTTAAATGGATGACATTAGGACAAATTAAAAAAATGTTAGACGAGCCTAATCTTATCAATATGGATACACGTACGGTTATTTCTGGCATTCCTTTTCAAACGCGTCATTATTCTGATAAAGATTTGGAACTTTTATCGGAAACATTTACAGATATAAGTATGTTCAACTCTATATTTATTAGTGAACCTAGTGATTATTTACCTCAGATTACAAAAAAAATAAATGATTATAAAATGTTTACAAACTGCTGGACCCGAATAGTGCCTATATCAGAGATGAAGTCTTGGCGACTTAATCAGAACGGGATAAAAAGTTATACTAGTGATAATTTCTCCGTGGGTTATTTTGAGGTTGCAATTGAAGGTCGTGAAATTACAAGTTGGACGCAACCTTTGATTGTTGCTGAAGGTATTGCAGAATTAGGACTTATTTTGCGAAATCATCACGGTACAAAAGAAATTTTGATTAAGTTAACGCCTGAAATTGGGACAATGGATGCTATTGAATTAGGACCGACAATTCAATGGGAATCACTTGAACGTGGTGAAGCGCACAACAATGTTGAAAAATTATATTTGGATAACCTAGAACATAACGATCGCATCTTGCGACACGTTATGCTTTCTGAAGAGGGCGGCCGTTTTTACCACGAACAAAACTTAAATGTAATTATGGAAATTGGAAATGATGATTTGCAATCATTACCAGAAAACTATATTTGGGTTAGTTACAGTGCCTTGAACTATTTAATCCAAAGTAATAATGTATTAAATATACAATTACGTAATTTACTTTCAATGTTAATGATTTAA